One part of the Olleya sp. YS genome encodes these proteins:
- the rpsT gene encoding 30S ribosomal protein S20 — protein sequence MANHKSSLKRIRSNETKRLRNKYQHKTTRNAIKKLREMDNKKEAVALFPTVVSMLDKLAKNNVIHANKASNLKSSLAKHVAAL from the coding sequence ATGGCAAATCATAAGTCATCGTTAAAAAGAATTAGAAGTAACGAAACTAAGCGTTTAAGAAATAAGTATCAGCATAAGACTACTCGTAATGCGATTAAGAAGTTGCGCGAGATGGATAACAAGAAAGAAGCTGTGGCTTTGTTTCCAACTGTTGTATCTATGTTAGATAAGTTAGCTAAGAATAACGTTATTCATGCTAATAAAGCTTCTAACTTAAAATCTAGTTTAGCTAAGCACGTTGCTGCTTTATAA